GTCATGGATTTTCACTCTATAGATCTGTTTGACAACTCCTCTGGCAGTCGGCAATGACCAGCGAGATCCACAGAAGTTATCCAACATTGATGTGGTGGTGCTGATGGTTTGCTAGAAGTGACTGACTGAGAGCTGACAATGGCCAGTGAAATCAGTTGTACTTAAGTATAGTTTCCAAAAACTATTCAGAAAGGTacaatttcacagaaatttACTTGGAAGTAAATGTAGCTCAGTACAtttccatcactcacacacatacacacacacacagaaaccgcttgtcctaaatggtgttgcagtgagctggggcctaacctggcaacacagggtgtagggctggaggggacacacccagggcaagacgccactctgtcgcagggcaccccaagcgagacttgaaccccaggcccactagagagcaggcataggcgaaacccgctgcaccaccacaccccccatttacattacattaacatttatttacttagcagacacttttcttcaaagtaatttgcaatgaactttatgtagtattatcagcccataTACCCACCTGTGGTGGAAAAATGATCCAAAATGTAGCATAGAAGTCACTctctacccatttacacatacacagagctGTTGAAGAGATGGGCTTCTAAATTAAAGGTCTTTTGCTTGAGtgccactcctgctgtaataatattgatgaaaatgctcacactgaattgatactgtaaaaatatccTGACGCTTTAATAGGTAAATCGTTATAAAGCTAAATGCACGGTTAACATTTACTCCATATGAAGTCAGGTCATGCTTGTCAGATGTACATAGCACAAATATCAATCCCACTGGCTCGTGTATGTGCATTAGAAACAATATCAGAAGATCAGTAAGTCATAAGCataactgctttttattttactgtcatGATTGCACACATTGTTCTGTGGAAGTGTTTTACACATCATTACATTAGCACACAGAGTTGGGACATGATCATCTGTACCCTGTTCAAGCTTcctttacatatttttgcacaAACGGTATACTCAAGGAATATgtaaaataggaaaaaatggaaaaaagatgaaattgtAACACCTCTTTTAATTTAAGGCCAAGCACAACATAGACAGTTTGTACTGCAGTTCCTTGATTTTTCCTGACTAATTTGTTAGTTTTGTAGTAACTGTCATTGCACTACAAATCACTCATAGCAGCTCATTAGATAATTCAAATTagtaaaacaaaatttctttTCCAAACTGAAAATTGCTAAACACAAAATCTTCTGAAGCAGACTCCTGTAAAATCAATAACTTAAGGATAAAAACACTAATACTGAAGTTCAATTGTATGTAGTGCAggcctgaaaataaaatataatttcaggATTTTGTATTTCACATAACATTGACATTTTACATCAGGATAAGACATTTCAATGCATGTAAACAGACTCCAGCATTCAAACTTAAGAAATGAAGTGATGTCAGTGAGTCAAAACACTCTTCACTCAAAGCAAGAAAATagcaaaagggggggggggggggggacacttttCCCCTCAAAAAGTATAAGCTTTTCAAGGAGTATCAAGGAATACTGTGGTTACAAAACAAGCAGCACCTTGCCTGAGGTAAAGAGGTACAGTACCCTGAGCAATCTGTTACTTCCCAACAGCATTGCATGTTCTACTACTACAACATTCTCTTCTTTGGACTTCAAGTTCTTAAGACAAATTAAGAACACTTCAGACAATTGAGGCAAAAATTAAGGCAAAAAAAGTCAAGTTCAAAAATACTGTTTCAATGATTAAATGACATAGTGGAatataatggaataaaatgtgtaaaataaatagatatttGAGAGCCAATTAATCTTATTTTTGAGATTGCtagtaattaaaaacaaaggtttAACAAAGTTATAACATATGGGACATATCCCCCACTGTCTTTTTAttactcttaattttttttattgcactgaaGAAATACTATGCCATTAATCAGATTCATGCTTGAGGTATGACTATTATGATAAAGAGGAATGGTGCATTTTCCCCTGAATAATGTGTAGTCAGTTAAATATATCCAATACTGTTTTCTCAGTAACAGAAGAGTATACTTTAAGTCCAAAAGCCTAACtggaatggggaaaaaatcatGCTTGTAGCTTATTGTATTCACATTACCTTCCTATAAGGAAATCAAAATTCTTCTCAAAATGAGCTCAAtacagcacaatttttttttttttttttaagttcctGAATATGTTTTGTCTTAGTCACTCAACATCACATTCCcattcaataaatatttgcacttttatgcatcttccacaaaaaaaatactggttGCAAAATTATTATagatcattaaaaaataaagatctgCATATGAGTGGAATGACATAATTGTGTTTGTACAGTGAATAGAAGTACACAACAGGGAGCTTTTAAGAGACATTATCAAGCCTACTGCTTGCCTGGATTTTTAGAAGTAAAGCTGAAGGACAAATTTATAAGTCATTTTGAACAAATGCATGATTAGTGCAGACAAAGTATTGTGCTACAGAAAGATGATTGTGGGGTCAAAAAGACAGAGCTTGACACCATGCATCTTGGCAGACTTGATGACACTTGAAATTGATGTACTGAAACTTCATTTCTCTGCTGTCAAGAGTGGGTCCTCCACCTCTGTGAAGATATCACCGAAGAAGAATTCAGACACATTTGAGGGCTCTTCGTCAGTACCTGTAGTTCTGACACAGAGTAATTCGCTTTGTCCAGGGTCTGAACTTGATGGTACCTACAACAAAATTAATTGTTACAGCATAGCAGCAATGATGATTCAACACAAAAATTTTCCATGGAGTTGTGTATAGATATGTAGGGTCACCTCTGCAGAATTAGCAAGAGGAGAGTCATCTTTGGTTGTAGAGGGGAGTGAGCAAGCCTGGTCAGGGTTTGTTGAAGTCCTGTTCCTCACTGTATGTGAAATGTTCACATTGGGTCTTCGGGATAAAGACCTGCTACTCAGAGGAGATGCGGTCTCAGAAGCACTACTGTTGGACATGAAGGACAAAAATCCTCTAGGTTTTCGGCCAGACCTTAAGGAAGATAAAATAAAGGTTTCAAATGAATCTAAGTACAAATCAAAAATCTGTGTACCTGTATCAATAGTTAAAGTGTGACTTTTGACTTCAGCTATGTCACAAAACCACATCTGCACACAGTTTCTCTCACCTTGTCAATGGAGCACTCAATGAGTGGCGTGGGCTGAGAGGGCCTATTGATTGTTTCTCCCCTCCGCTTTCACATTGTGCACCATCTTCTGCCTTTCTATCTACAGGGAAGGGGTCCAATTGGTTCCTTGTGTCCTCTGTCGGCTCACTGGATGATGAAACAGCCATAGTCTCCTCTTTTGAGAAGACTTCAACAGTAGGGGTAATTGCTGTACACTGGACTGTTGGTGGTGAAGGTGGACATGTGGCCAATTTTTCCACCTCCTCTTTAAGCTTGGCCTGACCTTTTTTAGGCTCAGACTGTTTCCCCTTAGTGATGGATTTTGCTAACAAGATAATCAAGAGTAAATATGCTGTGCTTACATTTTACAAACGCAACAGATAAACATTATAATGCCAGCAacataaaaggcaaaaaaagaaatatccCTACCTTTCCTGCTTCGAGGTGGTGGCTTCTTCCTGCCTTTGGGGGATAATGGTGGTTGTGTCTTCCTATAAGTATGCTCTTCTGTATCAGTAACCACTGATGCATGAGATTCAGCCACTGACAAAGCCTGACTCACATGTGGCTCTGCAACTTCAAgaacagcaggttttttttctgaaataaatttgaagctttttaaaaatacatctgcAGATCCTCAGGTTCAAAAATTGACAGcaaagttcattttcatttttaagttttGCTAACCTATGTATGAATTACAAATCCATGAGGTGGTGCCAAAACAAGACTAATTcagtgttaaaaaataaaaatttaaacgCAAACTACACACGTGGGTATCTCTTATATGCCAGAAACAGGTTGAAAGCCCAATCTTAATCTCTTCAGTTAGACTTtttcacattaacattttatagTAATTAAATGTATACTTAAGAGCCAAGCAGCTTCTGAAGTTTGTGACAGCAGCAGTATATCAAAATTTCTGACTGAAAAAGATGATCAGTACAAtaaactgttttaaattttatatatatatatatttttttttacacatacacacacacacacataaaatcaGTGGTTTTTCCTACCAGATAAGTCTTCCGGATCCACCGTACTGTGTTTCTGGCAAACAGAAATcagacacagtaaataaaatattccaaATATATCAAAGGAATCTTAATTTACCACTGCACTCAAAGGCTGCAGAAGGGATTTCACTGTAATCACCATGTGATTTGGCTCTTAGTGACAAACCTGATCAGAGGGAGTGCACCATTCAGACATCTGGTCCTGCTTTGTGACCCTTTCTTGATCCTCACACAGAGGCACAAAAGGGTCACTAATGAACAGGTTGGAAACCTCACTGCCTTCTGGCCAAGCCTCCACTGTTGAATCCAGCAGTGCCTTGGAACTAGGGTACCAACGAGAACAGATGCTTAGACACAGCAGTACAATTACAATTTGTCATCTTAATAATACCCTAGGAACCATAAGTTCACATTTTCCACATTCTACATTGTTCTCACGCTACTAAAAGATTTCCCACACTGTTTAACTGAAGGTAAAGTGATTCTAGTTATCCCAGTCCACATTGTCATGAGTAATTTGTCAATGTTAATGTACCTGCCTTAGACACAAGTTGCAGCCACCACCTGTGGGAGTGCACATGAGAGGAATGTCTCTCACCTTTGAGGTTCAGACTCAGTCACAAGTAGCTCGGGCTGTGGATCCGTGGATTCCAGGGGAGGAGGAAAAGGCTCGTCATTGACTGAGAACAGTGTGAGGACAAACGTTGGCTCTGACTCTGTATAACCTGTTGTCACTGGCATCCCTGAAAGGGGAAAGCAATGCTTCAGGCATGCACACAATGCACTGTTTACTGTAGATCAGTAAATAATTGGCTTTACAAGGAATAGTGATAAGGCAGCCCGTGTCACAGTCTGCTCTCTAAACATTGATGCTGTTCAGTGTGAGCATGTGTGGAACTTTAACAACGTACCTTCAGCCACCTGTGTAGCATTACTGTAAGGGTCTGTTTCAGCAGGAAGACCACTGGCAACCTGCAAAGGTCACGCTCAGCATTAGTATTAATCACTGTGAAAACCCACACAGTGACAACAAGTGGTCACAAGTTACTGCAGTTCAAAATTTCAGGCATCCTGGGGAAGCAGACAAACTGAACTCACATTTGCACAAGATGACCCTAGGTCCATTGCTGCCTCTGCCATCCCTTCCTCCACAGCTTGTTCAGTCTAAGAGTAGGCAAATGACCACAAATCAGATGGATTGTCCTGAAAAACATGGGACTTGGCAGACAAAACACTGATATACTGGAAAGAAACTTTTACCAGCACTTGGATCTAAAATCACACAAAGCTAAAATGAAAGTGTGAGAACACACCTTTCCTGAACTCATGCCCGTGACTTGTATTACTTGCATTGCCTCATCTGTCAGACCTTCAGTTTCTTCTCCTCCACTAGGTGATTTAGGGCTGATTTTGGGATCTTCCATTGAGTCACTGATTACATTACTGacttgttgtttttcttcaaccAGAAGTCCAAGTCCAGGAATCCTGATAAAACAAACTGATCACTCATACAAAGAATATCGCTCTCAGTGACTGAACATTTGTGTTAATCTTCTGAATTCATATTCTGGCGATAAAGCACATGCCAAATTTGTGAAATAAACATTGAGTCCTGGTTATGCATGAGGTACACAATAAAGCCACAGAATTCATTGTCTTGAGAAGGAAGTTTATAGCTCAAATGGGTCTTTTCTTAcaatttccctttttattttggCAAATGAGCAAGCAAATTTACCTGTTCTTATCTACAGGTGGTACAGTTTTTAAGTCTCCATCTTCACTGGTATCTTTCActaaaagaaaagagaaacaaaaggaaataatGAGGATGtgttaaaaaatgtgaacttcaATGTTTTTCCAACATTAGATCCTCTTACATTCACTGCTGTCAGTGCTTTGGGCCACAACAGCCGGCGGGATTCTGGAAGCCCGGCTCAAGTTGGGTCTGGGTTTGGGGAACCGACTCCGCCTTCCCTGAGGAACTGGTTTTGAGGCAGGTGTTCTGTCCACAGAATCTGGGCCTACAGTTGAATCTGAGGAATCTTCAACCCTTCAATACCAAGAAATAGTTTACTATGATgaaatacatgtattcatttcagtgatgcttttctccaaagcgaccaatggtgtttagctacttacaactatttacccatggatacagctggataattgtactggagcaattcaggataagtactttgctcaagggtactacagctgccacttgaacctgtgacctttgggtccaaaggcagtagttctaaccattacactaccagctatccacTGGAATACCACACAATCTGCTGCTATACAAATTTCACATGAAGGAAGAGTTAAACATTCTTACATCAACGTACCTCTGTGCACCATGAGTCTGCTTGTCTGACTCCTCTGCCTCATTTCTCTCTGAGCTCGTCTCCTTAATGACATTCTCAGAGTCTAGCTGGACCTCTTCAGCAGGCTTTTCAGACACAGTGCTcacaggaacagcagcagcagcagctgctgcagctgcagcagtaaCACAAATTGctggacaaacacacaaacttaAATAAGGTTCAGTTGGACAAACTGCATGAAAAACTGaatgataaacaaaaaataaaagtattaaaatcaTAGTATACCCTGCACAGCTGATATCAGGTTCTTATCCATACctgatttttcagtgttttgggtCTGTAAGactttatagtttttttttctgctacgTTGTGTGTTCTATTACCTCACTACTTTATATtagattttgtttctgcaggaTGTTCCCAAAGCTAGAGGTCATGAGAATCAAAGCACCTCGAACTAGGTTACAGGGTTGTGAAAGTGGTGTCTAGGATGTGTATTtgaggaaggggaaaaaaacaagaggaGGGCATAAAGGGCTAATGTGACTGATGTGTTTTCTTGGATATGTACGGATCAAGAAGGGAGAAAACAAATGGTGCAAAACTAAGTCTCATTACTGTCTCCAAAAAAACTGAGAATTGAGCATTAAATACATCATTGAATCCAACAGGGCAATGCAGCAATTGTACCCTCCACAGTCTGTCTCAGGTTATGCTGGCTTCCCAGAGCCAGACCTTTCTTCGGAAGGACACTTTGGACTGATGTGGCCATGTCTGCAACCCCTTCCAGCAAGCCTGCCTCTCTGAGACACCagcaaaaaaagtcaaaagtgaACTCTACTCAGagttgaaaaagaaaacatagcATCTTCAAGCTATACCTTAATGTTTTGTCGAGTTTCAGACTCTGCTCATCCCGTTTTTCACTGAGTTTTGGGGTGATAGGCTGATCATTCTCTGCATTGTTTTCTTCCTCATTCACAGGTATCTGGAGCACTGGGTTCACAGGAACTGCTGTACGAAAAGCATAGTTCTGATATACTTTTACTGAAGAGAAATCATACCTGAGAAATGTCATTAGCCATGTACAAACTTcaccaatttaaaaaataataaatctaatATGTACTCATAAGCTGCACTGTTTGCTTTTCATATGAGCTACTCACATGTGGATAGCGCATCGTTGCTTTGGGATGTGGAGGTATGTTGGTTTTGGACAGCCTGGCCCAGGTTGGGCTTTGGGAACTGCCTCCTCCCTTGACAATTGCTCTCGACAGAAGAGTACGAGTCTTTTGCTATATCCAGAAAAACTTCACCTCTAAAACACAAATTcaatctgtgtgtttatttttgaggGCGCTTACATTGAAAGGTcgcaacattaaaaaaaaaaaaaaagtcttgcacTAAAACCGACAGTTTGCTACTACCTCGCAGGTTTGTCTGAGCTCCGGTTCTGCTCCTCTGACACTTTTTCACTTTGCTCTGTGGTGACTGCTTCAGTATTATacaattcaatatttttgtCTTCAGTAGGCTTTTGAGAAActgcacaacagaaacagcaacagAATTGAAATagaaaacatgttaaaataacTACAGTTGCACAACTCAAATGGGAGAAAAGTGAAGTgacaaagtaaaactgaaaaaatgactACAAAGATACTGAGTGAGCCATTGAATATTAccaaaaataactaaaaagttCTTACCCACATCGTGTCCTTCAGGATGAATATCGCCTGTTGTAGGTAAATCAAGGCTTTCAGTCGGAGGACATCCCTGGGGAGCAATCTGGACTAAAGGATCCACGCTCAAGATCTTGTCAAATGATTCTCTGCAACTTAGAATAAACCTGCACATAATACACGATTCAGTTTATCAAGGTGTCACAATGAACTGCTGAAGGTTTAGTGAGACAAACTTCATTGTAGCCAAATATTTCAGATCAGTTACATAAGCAGAAAACACTACAGCGGCACAAAATCACAGTATGTCTGCTCCTTACCTTGCAGATGAACCAGTCTCTGAGGGTTCTTGATCTAACTCTCCTGATGTTGTGAACTCTTCAGTAGGATTCACTTCTTTAATAGGTTCTGATGCCACCATGTCAGGGATGGCAGAAACGACACACTCAGGGGCTTCAGGGCTGCACAGTGACTGGACCATTTGACTAGACGAAAAAGACTTGGGCTCCTCCAGTAAGTCTTGGCAAGGAGACTCCACTGCAACACTGAgattttcttagaaaaaaataatttacagatCACTTGCTGATCATTAATATGGTGGCAAGTAAAGGCATGGTGATATTCTTACCTGTATTTTGTGCTTCTTCGATTTGGGGAAGTTCTGAGTCACTTATGGACAGCAATGTTCTAGCTGCCTCACATGCACGCTCTGTGTTCTTTGCAAGTCCTATATGGAAGACCACCAAAAGCAATTTATCAGGTACTAATAGTTCAGCTAACTCGCGGTAGAACTTTACTATACAagttaagaaaaagaaagaggaaaaagtcaAACATACCATCCAACTGCTCCGGAGAAAAAGTTCCAATCATGTCCTACacacaaaaaaccaaaacaacacCTAATTAGTCATATCCAGCAATGACATAAATCTCGGTGCAACATGAACACCTAGCAAAGGTGAGCACAGCGAGTGCGAAACAGGTAGGAATGAGACCCAAGAGTGGTTCACCTGCAACCATAATACTCAAAGGGTGATGACTGCACACTGGAGCACCCTGAAGCAGCCCCTGGCATGCTCCGAGGTACTCCCTGTGGCACTCAGCATGTTGGATACATGCAGAAAGAGTTCAAACTGTGATCACAACACGGTGACACAAAGGGCAGGGTTTAACACCACTGGGAAAACGCAAAGTACACATCATGTACAAACAATAGACATGAAGTCAACTGGAGAACTGATGACAGCCAGAGATGTTCTTACAACAGATAGAAAATTAATGGCTGGAGAAGCATCGCTACCCATAACTATTAAAGATCCTAGCTGCAGAAGTCAAGCATGCAACTGAAAATAGACTGTGGCCTTAAGTCGTGATATATGCAATATATTCAGTTAAGCCATGACCTAACACTGGACTTTAATCTGAAATGTTACTCAGTCCATCTACCattttgtgtctgttttgttcACTGAAAATAGTGTGAAAGACAGATGTAAATGatacctgtttaaaaaaaaaaaaaaaaaaacaccgaaTTTAAGGGAACTAAAGATATTAAACAGACTAATTCCCCAAAACaggggggagaagaagaaaaaaaaaaaaaaaaaatattgaccTGTCAGGTAATTCTCAATCATAGTCAGACCAATTATCAGTCAATGGTGGTTATAATTAACTACTCTTGTTGAGTTCAACACCTCAGTCAACACTTCCATACACACCTCCTCCATGGTCTCCTGCACCTCTTCGGGCAGTGGCACTGGTGAGGAAAGGCCAGCAGGCTCAGACAGAGGAAACAGGGTCTCTTCCTCTGGGTTTGTAGGGCAAAGACCCTCCTCTTGCTCATTGTTACAATCATCCTTGCTAACCTCAGGTGAGGATGGCTGAAGGCTGACCAGTTTA
Above is a genomic segment from Scleropages formosus chromosome 17, fSclFor1.1, whole genome shotgun sequence containing:
- the bdp1 gene encoding transcription factor TFIIIB component B'' homolog isoform X4, with product MMRRSRISVRPNVRPGGRGPASTGEEGKPALGSTAEDVVRTAPSQQPVENGEETAAGSTSAPDAAPETSSGSLEQTTQNGETSSACTPVATSLPRRKRVSAMPNLAKPRVAPGAAHPSVNATGSTGRALAKLRSDPQGPALLPEDQAQAGSGAPRGLRSPDRPTTSGGARQSRTQETPGSTLSVLPGVAPKSGAPSQGEKNDRTTPLHSSRSTDLAAVTQQNVKNTKTPTQVPSVVLPKVSQGSTLSEKALPSTSTEALKGLHVSSDRQKILKARRLKELMKQEMKKEREKERKKSSKPQVFEFQTPLDTSKMTMRDLIYYLPPSNPMKSQLVNNCPENGNPAPPRDELPERIEMGLEEEDDNGEDEAEEEQELMVPRVKVAEDGSLIIDENSLTVQVQRSKGPAIVENTDPVFERGSTTTYSSFRKLKYTKHWSDKETDMFFLAISMVGTDFSMIGQLFPHRARTEIKNKFKKEERANGWRIDKAFREKRPYDQEFFSMLLEKILAADQMKKNKNNRNSAKKPRRKRKDKIEKQAGESPDTVEDEVDNNMAEGDLEMAEKENEDSSNVLEPGDNTSATRNRNKRKAEKEAKEVSSKEPKLERKNRKRIKKSVDDEVLAIFGDSDDDVTDSQSAAEQAVSSTKGVAEENGKETVPKSAQSRGRLRKSLPNIGKKGAKRTSKSPEKSKDDGFTENVDCNDDHIMVEAEASDLEGRKAKKMRRVLSSDEECTAEDLEEQHDTSTVQEEMLDKPTRSGRIPKLSKSLKQAEEDNKAVSPPTSPPAQKETSSTEHSKRRTGKSKPNLPATNRKGCMSNSKLVSLQPSSPEVSKDDCNNEQEEGLCPTNPEEETLFPLSEPAGLSSPVPLPEEVQETMEEDMIGTFSPEQLDGLAKNTERACEAARTLLSISDSELPQIEEAQNTENLSVAVESPCQDLLEEPKSFSSSQMVQSLCSPEAPECVVSAIPDMVASEPIKEVNPTEEFTTSGELDQEPSETGSSARFILSCRESFDKILSVDPLVQIAPQGCPPTESLDLPTTGDIHPEGHDVVSQKPTEDKNIELYNTEAVTTEQSEKVSEEQNRSSDKPARGEVFLDIAKDSYSSVESNCQGRRQFPKPNLGQAVQNQHTSTSQSNDALSTSVPVNPVLQIPVNEEENNAENDQPITPKLSEKRDEQSLKLDKTLREAGLLEGVADMATSVQSVLPKKGLALGSQHNLRQTVEAICVTAAAAAAAAAAVPVSTVSEKPAEEVQLDSENVIKETSSERNEAEESDKQTHGAQRVEDSSDSTVGPDSVDRTPASKPVPQGRRSRFPKPRPNLSRASRIPPAVVAQSTDSSELKDTSEDGDLKTVPPVDKNRIPGLGLLVEEKQQVSNVISDSMEDPKISPKSPSGGEETEGLTDEAMQVIQVTGMSSGKTEQAVEEGMAEAAMDLGSSCANVASGLPAETDPYSNATQVAEGMPVTTGYTESEPTFVLTLFSVNDEPFPPPLESTDPQPELLVTESEPQSSKALLDSTVEAWPEGSEVSNLFISDPFVPLCEDQERVTKQDQMSEWCTPSDQKHSTVDPEDLSEKKPAVLEVAEPHVSQALSVAESHASVVTDTEEHTYRKTQPPLSPKGRKKPPPRSRKVFSKEETMAVSSSSEPTEDTRNQLDPFPVDRKAEDGAQCESGGEKQSIGPLSPRHSLSAPLTRSGRKPRGFLSFMSNSSASETASPLSSRSLSRRPNVNISHTVRNRTSTNPDQACSLPSTTKDDSPLANSAEVPSSSDPGQSELLCVRTTGTDEEPSNVSEFFFGDIFTEVEDPLLTAEK
- the bdp1 gene encoding transcription factor TFIIIB component B'' homolog isoform X6 is translated as MMRRSRISVRPNVRPGGRGPASTGEEGKPALGSTAEDVVRTAPSQQPVENGEETAAGSTSAPDAAPETSSGSLEQTTQNGETSSACTPVATSLPRRKRVSAMPNLAKPRVAPGAAHPSVNATGSTGRALAKLRSDPQGPALLPEDQAQAGSGAPRGLRSPDRPTTSGGARQSRTQETPGSTLSVLPGVAPKSGAPSQGEKNDRTTPLHSSRSTDLAAVTQQNVKNTKTPTQVPSVVLPKVSQGSTLSEKALPSTSTEALKGLHVSSDRQKILKARRLKELMKQEMKKEREKERKKSSKPQVFEFQTPLDTSKMTMRDLIYYLPPSNPMKSQLVNNCPENGNPAPPRDELPERIEMGLEEEDDNGEDEAEEEQELMVPRVKVAEDGSLIIDENSLTVQVQRSKGPAIVENTDPVFERGSTTTYSSFRKLKYTKHWSDKETDMFFLAISMVGTDFSMIGQLFPHRARTEIKNKFKKEERANGWRIDKAFREKRPYDQEFFSMLLEKILAADQMKKNKNNRNSAKKPRRKRKDKIEKQAGESPDTVEDEVDNNMAEGDLEMAEKENEDSSNVLEPGDNTSATRNRNKRKAEKEAKEVSSKEPKLERKNRKRIKKSVDDEVLAIFGDSDDDVTDSQSAAEQAVSSTKGVAEENGKETVPKSAQSRGRLRKSLPNIGKKGAKRTSKSPEKSKDDGFTENVDCNDDHIMVEAEASDLEGRKAKKMRRVLSSDEECTAEDLEEQHDTSTVQEEMLDKPTRSGRIPKLSKSLKQAEEDNKAVSPPTSPPAQKETSSTEHSKRRTGKSKPNLPATNRKGCMSNSKLVSLQPSSPEVSKDDCNNEQEEGLCPTNPEEETLFPLSEPAGLSSPVPLPEEVQETMEEDMIGTFSPEQLDGLAKNTERACEAARTLLSISDSELPQIEEAQNTENLSVAVESPCQDLLEEPKSFSSSQMVQSLCSPEAPECVVSAIPDMVASEPIKEVNPTEEFTTSGELDQEPSETGSSARFILSCRESFDKILSVDPLVQIAPQGCPPTESLDLPTTGDIHPEGHDVVSQKPTEDKNIELYNTEAVTTEQSEKVSEEQNRSSDKPARGEVFLDIAKDSYSSVESNCQGRRQFPKPNLGQAVQNQHTSTSQSNDALSTSVPVNPVLQIPVNEEENNAENDQPITPKLSEKRDEQSLKLDKTLREAGLLEGVADMATSVQSVLPKKGLALGSQHNLRQTVEAICVTAAAAAAAAAAVPVSTVSEKPAEEVQLDSENVIKETSSERNEAEESDKQTHGAQRVEDSSDSTVGPDSVDRTPASKPVPQGRRSRFPKPRPNLSRASRIPPAVVAQSTDSSELKDTSEDGDLKTVPPVDKNRIPGLGLLVEEKQQVSNVISDSMEDPKISPKSPSGGEETEGLTDEAMQVIQVTGMSSGKTEQAVEEGMAEAAMDLGSSCANVASGLPAETDPYSNATQVAEGMPVTTGYTESEPTFVLTLFSVNDEPFPPPLESTDPQPELLVTESEPQSSKALLDSTVEAWPEGSEVSNLFISDPFVPLCEDQERVTKQDQMSEWCTPSDQKHSTVDPEDLSEKKPAVLEVAEPHVSQALSVAESHASVVTDTEEHTYRKTQPPLSPKGRKKPPPRSRKVSRQRTQGTNWTPSL